Proteins from a genomic interval of Symmachiella macrocystis:
- a CDS encoding DUF1559 family PulG-like putative transporter has translation MKRSSQRNVAKCRKGFTLIELLVVIAIIAMLVALISPAVQNAREAARRTQCINRLKNLGLAMHNFANGRNGAFPDLHSTLSYNDGSADVERDVAWTYALLGYVDQRPIADNFQSFYDSPGGVLTTDPGTAQLTIFTCPDDLNNSSAPGGLSYVVNGGIGAFSLAGGVGPGSGEDGSAYPGTGSSVGLRDGVTDPTYGHDPAFSNNVDWNGDAAFDSIDQTTAFRTGVFFRPNNLIKMTIDRVSRGDGLQNTILITENMNAGSDGDWSSPRFANMAFAVNANVDGSSIPQNFGAAGRGLLDMPGSAEDWTGSQLNDANEGILPGASFAPSSGHPGIVVVCWADGRVKALNDTIDQRVYVRLVTPDGTRGGQLVQDDSATE, from the coding sequence ATGAAACGAAGTAGCCAACGAAATGTAGCAAAATGCCGCAAAGGTTTTACATTGATCGAATTACTTGTGGTAATTGCGATCATTGCCATGCTGGTCGCCTTGATCAGCCCGGCCGTTCAAAACGCTCGTGAAGCAGCCCGCCGGACACAATGCATCAACCGCCTGAAAAACTTGGGCTTGGCGATGCACAACTTTGCCAATGGCCGTAACGGAGCCTTCCCGGATCTGCACAGCACCTTGTCGTACAACGACGGATCCGCCGATGTGGAGCGGGATGTCGCCTGGACGTACGCCCTGTTGGGATACGTTGATCAACGCCCGATCGCGGACAACTTTCAAAGTTTCTATGACTCCCCAGGTGGTGTGTTGACGACCGATCCAGGTACGGCACAGTTGACCATTTTCACCTGTCCGGATGACTTGAACAATTCCAGCGCCCCGGGTGGTTTGTCGTATGTCGTCAATGGCGGTATCGGCGCGTTCTCGCTGGCTGGTGGAGTTGGTCCTGGTTCTGGGGAAGACGGTTCAGCGTATCCCGGCACCGGATCCAGTGTGGGACTTCGTGACGGTGTGACTGACCCGACCTACGGTCATGATCCGGCTTTCTCGAATAACGTTGACTGGAACGGCGACGCAGCCTTCGACTCGATCGACCAGACGACTGCTTTCAGAACGGGAGTCTTCTTCCGTCCGAACAATTTGATCAAGATGACGATCGACCGGGTATCGCGCGGTGACGGTCTGCAAAACACAATCCTCATTACGGAAAATATGAACGCCGGTTCTGATGGCGATTGGTCCAGCCCCCGCTTTGCCAATATGGCTTTTGCCGTCAACGCCAACGTGGATGGTAGCAGCATTCCGCAAAACTTTGGTGCCGCCGGTCGCGGATTGCTCGACATGCCTGGTAGTGCCGAGGACTGGACGGGTTCGCAGTTGAACGATGCGAATGAAGGAATCTTGCCGGGAGCCAGCTTCGCCCCCAGTTCAGGACACCCCGGTATTGTCGTGGTGTGTTGGGCTGATGGTCGTGTGAAAGCTCTCAACGATACCATCGACCAGCGTGTTTACGTTCGTCTGGTTACGCCGGACGGAACCCGTGGCGGTCAGTTGGTCCAAGACGACAGTGCCACGGAATAA
- a CDS encoding prepilin-type N-terminal cleavage/methylation domain-containing protein, with translation MRNKYQTNNGDRRGGFTLVEMLIVIAIIAILAAVTVTAIYATANSDRIRGAARQMQSAMQGAMAKAARAKKPIGVRLVRDPLDSTGTASQTISSMVFIEQLDDFEEGQIQFEEAPTGTGVLRYINHINAEPTWEELRNRGLLPDITRIKVTVAGTEQIYIVNTTETGTGDANPDQLILISSETFTTAAPSGRITPHASSPGLSTVLSEYKLEMGNGPLANQEPLEMPNGNVIDLSYSQVPAAWLEQQTVPDTTDPIPGGWVKVADLPASSEFIIQRQIDIMFSPQGVVTGPLAAAGKIHLMLAEIEDTLVNRAPELAEGENIITSIYTNTGNIAAAPVDKTNPPAYYNFAESGEVAGR, from the coding sequence ATGCGTAACAAATATCAGACCAACAACGGCGACCGCCGCGGCGGGTTTACGCTGGTTGAAATGCTGATCGTGATTGCGATCATCGCCATCTTGGCGGCGGTTACGGTGACGGCGATCTACGCCACCGCCAACAGCGACCGCATCCGCGGCGCCGCCCGGCAAATGCAATCCGCCATGCAAGGCGCCATGGCCAAAGCCGCCCGCGCCAAAAAACCAATCGGCGTGCGGCTCGTACGCGATCCGCTCGACTCAACCGGAACCGCCAGCCAGACGATCAGCAGCATGGTTTTCATCGAGCAGTTGGATGACTTCGAAGAAGGGCAGATTCAATTTGAAGAGGCTCCGACCGGCACAGGGGTCTTACGATACATTAATCACATCAATGCCGAGCCCACTTGGGAAGAGCTACGTAACCGTGGCCTGCTCCCTGACATAACACGAATCAAAGTCACCGTTGCGGGGACCGAACAAATCTACATCGTCAATACCACGGAAACTGGTACGGGCGATGCCAACCCCGACCAACTCATACTCATTTCATCTGAAACGTTCACCACGGCTGCTCCGTCAGGCAGGATCACTCCCCATGCATCAAGCCCGGGCTTATCCACTGTTTTGTCCGAATACAAACTTGAAATGGGGAACGGTCCGCTGGCAAATCAAGAGCCGTTAGAGATGCCCAACGGGAATGTGATCGACCTTTCTTACAGCCAAGTTCCGGCTGCCTGGTTAGAACAACAAACCGTTCCGGACACGACCGACCCCATTCCCGGGGGCTGGGTGAAGGTCGCCGATTTGCCGGCTTCCAGCGAATTCATCATTCAACGACAGATCGACATCATGTTTTCCCCGCAGGGCGTTGTGACTGGGCCGCTGGCAGCGGCGGGGAAGATTCATCTGATGTTGGCCGAGATCGAAGATACCTTGGTCAATCGCGCGCCGGAATTGGCCGAAGGGGAGAATATCATCACTTCGATTTATACCAATACAGGCAATATCGCGGCAGCACCGGTGGATAAAACGAATCCGCCGGCGTACTACAACTTTGCGGAATCTGGAGAGGTGGCCGGACGATGA
- a CDS encoding tyrosine-type recombinase/integrase → MKRAAWELTRENFLSLPEIEQLNRYLDDQIVDATGKALNTAVLDRVIITGLLYSGLRNSEFCRLTVRDARLGPGEAVLDVVGTPRQDRKVYIPQFISRRIQEYIAEIRPALLKGEVAANDASQPLIINERGRPYERTGLYRRVVRILTAAGLGAKASVQVLRHTYGYLGYLKTDGNLLFLQRQMGHAHPMVTSIYAQFVEESNAALAERLAEGIAGNDTT, encoded by the coding sequence ATGAAACGGGCGGCATGGGAACTGACACGCGAGAATTTTCTCTCGCTGCCGGAGATTGAACAGTTGAATCGCTATCTCGACGATCAAATCGTCGATGCGACCGGCAAAGCGCTGAACACGGCGGTCCTGGACCGGGTGATTATCACGGGCCTGCTTTATTCCGGATTGCGCAACAGCGAGTTCTGTCGTTTGACCGTCCGGGACGCGCGACTGGGACCGGGCGAAGCTGTGTTGGACGTCGTTGGCACGCCCCGGCAAGACCGCAAGGTGTATATCCCGCAATTTATCAGTCGCCGCATTCAAGAATACATCGCTGAGATCCGGCCGGCGTTGTTGAAAGGAGAAGTCGCTGCCAACGATGCCTCACAACCGTTGATCATCAACGAACGCGGACGGCCTTATGAACGGACTGGTCTGTACCGCCGTGTGGTACGCATTCTGACGGCGGCCGGACTAGGGGCCAAAGCGAGCGTGCAGGTGCTGCGACATACGTACGGCTATTTGGGCTATTTAAAAACCGACGGAAACCTATTGTTTCTACAACGGCAAATGGGCCATGCGCATCCGATGGTGACGAGCATCTATGCGCAGTTCGTCGAGGAGAGCAACGCCGCACTGGCCGAACGCTTGGCCGAGGGAATCGCGGGCAACGACACGACTTGA
- a CDS encoding type IV pilus twitching motility protein PilT: protein MATIQIDKLLQTVVNQKASDLHITVGQPPVLRMGGRMVRLDTKVLEADDCMSLMKSVTPERNQQELQEVGGTDFGFAFGKLARFRVAVFKQRGNIGMVLRRIPNEFLTFEQLGLPPIVRDLIMRPRGLFLVTGPTGSGKTTSLASMINYLNDTVDHHIITMEDPIEYYHEHKKSTINQREIGVDVPDFPEALRRALRMDPDVMLVGEMRDLDTIQAAITAAETGHVVFGTLHTTGAEGTINRIIDVFPTSQQEQIRTQLSVAIIGILSQALLPRKPKGLVAAYEMLVVTPAIANLIRENKTYRVPSSIQTGKKYGMQLLDDNLFDLWKKGMVEEHDVVNRSNQPGEIKAKIAMAKKGLLSEDEEEDEFDFE from the coding sequence ATGGCGACGATTCAAATTGATAAGTTGCTGCAAACGGTCGTTAATCAAAAGGCGAGTGATTTGCATATCACGGTCGGCCAGCCGCCGGTGTTGCGGATGGGTGGACGGATGGTGCGTCTGGACACGAAAGTGTTGGAGGCGGACGATTGCATGTCGCTGATGAAAAGCGTGACGCCGGAGCGGAATCAGCAGGAACTGCAAGAGGTCGGGGGGACGGACTTCGGTTTTGCCTTCGGCAAGCTGGCTCGATTCCGTGTTGCGGTCTTCAAGCAACGTGGCAACATCGGCATGGTGTTGCGGCGGATTCCGAACGAGTTTTTAACGTTTGAACAATTGGGTCTGCCGCCGATTGTGCGGGATCTGATCATGCGTCCGCGGGGGTTGTTCTTAGTGACCGGCCCGACGGGAAGCGGCAAGACGACCAGTTTGGCCAGCATGATCAACTACCTGAATGACACCGTCGACCATCACATCATTACGATGGAAGACCCGATCGAGTATTACCACGAGCACAAGAAAAGCACGATCAATCAGCGGGAAATCGGCGTCGACGTACCGGACTTTCCTGAAGCTTTGCGGCGCGCATTGCGGATGGATCCCGACGTGATGCTCGTCGGCGAAATGCGGGACTTAGATACAATTCAAGCAGCCATTACGGCTGCTGAAACCGGGCACGTGGTGTTTGGCACGCTGCACACGACCGGGGCGGAGGGGACGATCAACCGGATCATCGACGTATTCCCCACAAGCCAACAAGAACAGATTCGCACACAGTTGTCAGTGGCCATTATCGGGATTTTGAGCCAGGCCCTATTGCCGCGCAAGCCCAAGGGATTGGTGGCGGCCTACGAGATGTTGGTGGTCACACCGGCGATCGCCAACTTGATTCGCGAAAACAAAACCTATCGCGTGCCATCGAGTATTCAGACCGGTAAAAAGTACGGCATGCAACTGCTCGACGACAATTTGTTCGACCTGTGGAAAAAGGGGATGGTCGAAGAGCACGATGTGGTGAATCGCTCGAATCAACCGGGCGAAATCAAAGCCAAAATTGCCATGGCCAAGAAGGGATTGCTCTCTGAAGACGAGGAAGAGGACGAATTCGATTTTGAGTAG
- a CDS encoding prepilin-type N-terminal cleavage/methylation domain-containing protein codes for MNPISRTPRAVTQPRRGFTLVELLVAVALVLLLMTLFAQIFATATGALSTQRGIAENDQRARRLQTTLASDLSRMTYRALVGTDGIVPILDDNMSGIAWEPVDGLQEGYFYLAENDPNNDTDDVLQFTMQAHGSQIWADTDIPPFVGRALFIPNGDAATELNQPEADDGNLTWNGGAGTLEIALENENSRGASQFAEVVYFLRHGNLYRRMLLVRQQFAPSSSPDHPDLNSVNYGGTNTFWNDFDYSAFFDNDAVTPAMVMLDQNALNNQTGAAISLGMPKYRFGFWGDFQVAESGMPREFTDVAETNFIGRFTHEETSNPNFLYPGQDVAAGNPHMDRLTALNYDAARGIVTDGTATVAGTAPWDLANGTRRSEDIVLSNVHSFDVQVYDPAVGDFVNLGHSIPGGDFNRANNRNVGADGAPGEAGTDDDGINGVDDDGERGWPGTDDYGNRYDTWHRDATLIGDLGSPYAVMTAGPDLAPGVVNFDDNSDGVDDDAGELGWIGTDDVALRAIKITIRYLDTTSNQMRDLTIVHSFADRDSN; via the coding sequence ATGAATCCGATCTCCCGCACACCCCGAGCCGTCACGCAACCGCGACGTGGTTTTACGCTCGTCGAATTGCTTGTGGCGGTGGCGTTGGTCTTGTTGTTGATGACGCTGTTCGCGCAAATCTTTGCCACGGCGACCGGTGCTCTCAGCACCCAACGTGGGATTGCTGAAAACGACCAACGCGCTCGACGGTTACAAACAACACTCGCCAGCGACTTGTCACGAATGACTTATCGCGCGTTGGTGGGTACTGACGGAATCGTCCCCATTCTCGATGACAACATGTCTGGCATTGCCTGGGAACCGGTAGATGGTTTGCAAGAGGGATACTTTTACCTGGCAGAAAATGATCCCAATAACGATACCGACGACGTACTGCAATTCACGATGCAGGCGCACGGTTCCCAGATTTGGGCCGATACTGATATTCCCCCATTTGTCGGCAGGGCGCTGTTCATTCCCAATGGCGATGCTGCCACAGAACTCAATCAGCCGGAAGCGGACGACGGGAACCTGACCTGGAACGGGGGGGCCGGTACGTTAGAGATTGCCCTCGAAAACGAAAACAGTCGCGGCGCCTCCCAATTTGCGGAGGTGGTGTACTTCCTGCGGCATGGAAACCTGTACCGGCGAATGTTATTGGTTCGTCAACAGTTCGCTCCTTCCTCATCGCCGGACCACCCGGATTTGAACAGCGTGAACTATGGCGGGACGAACACCTTCTGGAACGACTTCGATTATTCGGCATTTTTCGACAATGACGCAGTCACACCCGCCATGGTGATGCTGGATCAAAACGCATTGAATAACCAAACGGGCGCCGCTATTTCATTGGGCATGCCCAAGTACCGGTTTGGTTTTTGGGGCGACTTCCAAGTTGCCGAATCGGGGATGCCCCGGGAATTCACGGATGTCGCCGAAACGAATTTCATTGGTCGCTTCACCCACGAAGAGACTTCGAATCCGAACTTTCTCTATCCCGGGCAGGATGTCGCTGCGGGAAATCCGCACATGGATCGTCTGACCGCACTGAACTACGATGCCGCTCGCGGGATCGTGACCGACGGGACCGCAACAGTGGCGGGAACGGCGCCGTGGGACCTTGCTAACGGCACACGGCGGTCGGAGGACATTGTGCTGAGCAATGTGCACTCGTTTGATGTGCAGGTCTATGACCCCGCCGTGGGAGACTTCGTCAATCTCGGCCATTCGATACCGGGTGGAGATTTCAACCGGGCGAATAATCGAAACGTGGGAGCCGACGGCGCCCCCGGTGAAGCCGGGACGGACGACGACGGCATCAATGGAGTGGACGACGATGGCGAGCGGGGTTGGCCGGGCACCGATGATTACGGCAACCGCTACGACACTTGGCACCGGGATGCGACACTCATCGGAGATCTAGGATCCCCTTATGCCGTTATGACAGCGGGGCCAGATTTAGCACCCGGTGTAGTTAATTTCGATGACAACTCAGATGGCGTCGATGACGATGCCGGGGAACTGGGGTGGATCGGTACAGATGACGTCGCTCTCCGCGCGATCAAAATCACGATTCGTTATCTCGACACGACCAGCAATCAGATGCGGGACTTGACGATCGTGCATTCGTTCGCCGATCGCGACAGTAATTAA
- a CDS encoding GspE/PulE family protein: MAARRLGQILVDLGYLTEDQLWDVLEEQKQSPGEIIGRVAVRMGLVTEDQISEALAEQWGMQVINLPETNIPAKVLELVPETMASIYKILPISLVDNTLTVAMADPQNVGALDDLRNFLGYDVRGAVSSVEHVEEAINRYYADKQDSIEDVIGELEGGELSDAKMSDQVFDLASVEELQDAAPIRKLINMVLLLAIKDQASDIHFEPFEDEFKVRVRADGVLYEMVPPPRHLASAIVSRIKVMAELDITERRMPQDGRIELNVGGNSVDLRVSVLPTMFGESVVMRVLDRTVVQLDLNKIGMDAGILTKFREVIRRPNGICLVTGPTGSGKTTTLYSALNELNDIGTKIITTEDPIEYDIDGLVQIPINPDIDVTFATVLRAILRHDPDLILVGEIRDYETGEIAVQSALTGHLVFSTLHTNDAPTAITRLRDMGVPPFLITATVEAVLAQRLVRRICTECRTQFEPSDELLMELQIPIETARKYNFYYGKGCARCNNTGYKGRVGLYELMDINDDMRDLIVADASIDDLRILARSQGMTTLREAGLKLIFDGLTTIDEVVRETVMENLD, encoded by the coding sequence ATGGCTGCCCGACGACTGGGACAGATTCTGGTTGACCTGGGGTATCTCACCGAGGACCAATTGTGGGATGTCCTTGAGGAGCAAAAACAAAGCCCGGGTGAAATCATCGGCCGTGTCGCGGTCCGTATGGGCTTGGTCACTGAAGATCAAATCAGCGAAGCCTTGGCCGAACAGTGGGGCATGCAGGTCATCAACCTGCCGGAGACGAACATTCCCGCTAAGGTGCTGGAATTGGTCCCCGAGACGATGGCCAGTATCTACAAAATCCTGCCGATCTCGCTCGTTGACAACACCCTGACGGTGGCGATGGCGGATCCACAAAATGTGGGCGCGCTGGACGACTTGCGGAATTTTCTAGGGTACGACGTGCGCGGGGCCGTCTCCTCTGTCGAGCATGTTGAAGAAGCAATCAATCGGTATTATGCCGACAAACAAGACAGCATTGAAGATGTCATCGGTGAGTTAGAGGGGGGAGAGCTCAGCGATGCCAAGATGTCCGACCAAGTCTTTGACTTGGCATCGGTCGAAGAATTGCAGGATGCGGCTCCGATCCGCAAGCTGATCAACATGGTATTGCTGCTGGCGATCAAAGACCAAGCCAGCGACATCCATTTTGAACCTTTTGAAGACGAATTCAAAGTGCGTGTGCGGGCCGACGGCGTGTTGTACGAAATGGTCCCGCCACCGCGGCACTTGGCCAGCGCGATTGTTTCGCGGATTAAGGTCATGGCTGAGTTGGACATCACCGAACGGCGGATGCCGCAGGATGGCCGGATTGAATTGAACGTGGGCGGAAACTCGGTCGACCTGCGGGTGAGTGTCTTGCCGACGATGTTCGGCGAGTCGGTCGTCATGCGGGTCTTGGACCGGACCGTTGTGCAGTTGGACCTCAACAAGATCGGTATGGACGCGGGGATTCTCACAAAATTCCGTGAAGTGATTCGGCGGCCAAACGGGATTTGTTTGGTAACCGGTCCCACGGGAAGCGGCAAAACAACGACGCTGTACTCGGCACTTAATGAACTCAACGACATCGGCACCAAGATCATCACGACCGAAGATCCGATTGAATACGACATCGACGGTCTGGTTCAGATTCCAATTAATCCGGACATCGATGTGACGTTCGCCACCGTGCTGCGGGCGATTTTACGGCATGACCCCGACTTGATTCTCGTTGGCGAAATTCGCGACTACGAGACGGGTGAAATCGCCGTACAAAGCGCGCTGACCGGACACTTGGTCTTTAGCACTTTACACACCAACGATGCGCCGACCGCCATCACGCGTCTTCGCGACATGGGGGTTCCTCCGTTCTTGATCACGGCTACCGTCGAAGCTGTGCTCGCTCAGCGACTCGTGCGGCGGATTTGTACCGAATGTCGCACGCAATTCGAGCCGAGCGATGAATTGCTGATGGAATTGCAGATCCCGATCGAGACGGCGCGGAAGTACAACTTTTATTACGGCAAAGGCTGCGCTCGTTGTAACAACACCGGCTACAAGGGCCGCGTGGGTCTGTATGAATTGATGGACATCAACGACGATATGCGGGATTTGATCGTGGCGGATGCCTCGATCGATGATTTGCGAATACTGGCCCGTAGCCAAGGCATGACAACCTTGCGTGAAGCGGGTTTGAAATTGATTTTTGACGGGCTCACCACGATTGATGAAGTCGTGCGTGAAACCGTGATGGAGAATCTGGATTAA
- a CDS encoding type II secretion system protein, whose amino-acid sequence MHYPLRRRNSPQQARRGFTLIELLIVIVIIAILVGLLVPVVMGVMQNARIAQVRQEISQLENSITAFKTSYGVEPPSRFVLYEDLADYLVADADPVRDSIRIKSVTQIKTMWPQFAFTGTVDWDNGARTGPYVLNGAECLMFFLGGVIEPGSSPPRLLGFSKNPAAPFLGTGESREGPFLEFSASRVQDNQNASADEGLDGLGVLGIPEYVDTLAGQTTPYYYIHNDNYRAHDDNEFAALSPPLPAVLLPRAYKQGDSARSYYKEKTFQIISPGFDTSYGAGGSYEIDDTAHDGTAGHIDVNDRDNITNFAPAELRP is encoded by the coding sequence ATGCACTATCCCCTTCGCCGACGGAATTCGCCGCAACAGGCTCGCCGCGGCTTTACGCTTATTGAATTGTTGATTGTGATTGTGATCATCGCCATCCTCGTCGGACTCTTGGTGCCGGTGGTGATGGGCGTTATGCAAAACGCGCGTATTGCTCAAGTGCGACAGGAAATCTCGCAGCTGGAAAATTCGATCACTGCTTTTAAAACTTCGTACGGCGTCGAACCCCCCAGTCGGTTTGTGCTCTATGAAGATTTGGCCGACTATCTTGTCGCCGATGCCGACCCGGTTCGGGACAGCATTCGCATTAAAAGCGTGACGCAGATCAAAACGATGTGGCCACAGTTTGCTTTCACCGGCACGGTCGATTGGGACAACGGAGCCAGAACGGGACCGTATGTGTTGAACGGCGCTGAATGTTTGATGTTCTTCCTGGGTGGGGTGATTGAACCAGGCTCGAGTCCGCCGCGACTACTTGGTTTTTCTAAAAATCCCGCCGCACCGTTTTTGGGAACAGGTGAATCCCGCGAGGGACCATTCCTAGAGTTTTCCGCTTCGCGAGTTCAGGACAACCAAAACGCCAGTGCTGACGAGGGCTTGGATGGATTGGGCGTGCTGGGGATTCCCGAATACGTGGATACGTTGGCTGGACAAACAACACCCTACTACTACATCCACAATGACAACTACCGCGCTCACGATGATAATGAGTTCGCCGCCTTGTCGCCGCCTCTGCCCGCCGTGTTGTTGCCCCGCGCGTATAAGCAGGGGGATTCGGCACGCAGTTACTACAAGGAGAAGACCTTTCAAATCATCTCGCCGGGATTTGACACCAGTTACGGAGCCGGTGGGTCTTACGAAATCGACGACACCGCTCACGACGGCACTGCCGGACATATTGACGTAAATGACCGCGACAACATCACCAATTTTGCACCGGCCGAGCTACGACCGTAA
- a CDS encoding type II secretion system protein produces MTSDIPHKRRRGFTLIELLVVLVIISLLAALAIGVIGAVMGNARTAATSATLTKINGRIKDRIQTLAELDYEQYELLAENDGFQRSNEKKVVARKIAMLEAFPQTWAEFDTLFPELVTEITSKYGSNTFTPATESAEVLYYILTEGPIPGRGRRKVISGVGQVQADEFNSSDTSDIDGDGLLEFVDGWGNPFRFYRWPTRLVRPDGAGATITAAQLANAQVIIPSLTAANAVKDANDPYDAMAASNDPDQFESAYLTPSTYNVPLVISVGEDGVLGLYEPTDTSNFGNLANYEQTPGNAIDPANFENLYDNISNLNNSAAGN; encoded by the coding sequence ATGACAAGCGATATTCCTCATAAGCGACGGCGCGGATTCACGCTCATTGAGCTGTTGGTCGTGCTGGTGATTATTTCACTCTTAGCTGCGCTGGCGATCGGAGTGATCGGCGCCGTGATGGGCAATGCACGGACCGCTGCCACGTCGGCGACCTTGACCAAGATCAACGGACGCATCAAGGACCGCATCCAGACGCTCGCCGAATTGGACTATGAGCAATATGAACTCCTGGCGGAAAACGATGGCTTCCAACGTAGCAACGAGAAGAAAGTCGTCGCCCGCAAAATCGCCATGCTGGAAGCCTTTCCGCAGACTTGGGCCGAGTTTGACACTCTGTTCCCGGAATTAGTTACCGAAATCACGAGCAAATACGGATCGAACACATTCACCCCCGCCACCGAAAGTGCGGAGGTGCTGTACTACATTCTCACCGAGGGGCCGATTCCCGGCAGGGGTCGACGCAAAGTTATCTCCGGCGTGGGGCAGGTCCAAGCGGATGAATTCAATAGCTCCGACACCTCTGACATCGATGGCGACGGACTGTTGGAATTCGTCGACGGTTGGGGAAATCCCTTCCGGTTTTATCGCTGGCCGACACGGCTGGTTCGGCCAGATGGTGCAGGTGCGACCATAACCGCCGCTCAGCTGGCCAATGCCCAGGTGATCATCCCTTCACTGACGGCGGCGAATGCGGTCAAAGACGCCAACGACCCGTACGATGCGATGGCCGCTTCGAATGATCCGGACCAGTTTGAAAGCGCCTACTTGACACCGAGCACCTACAACGTGCCGTTGGTGATCTCTGTTGGCGAAGATGGAGTTCTCGGTTTGTATGAACCGACCGATACGTCGAATTTTGGGAACCTGGCAAATTATGAACAGACGCCCGGCAACGCTATCGATCCCGCGAATTTTGAAAACCTGTACGACAACATTAGCAATTTGAATAACTCCGCCGCCGGCAACTAA
- a CDS encoding type II secretion system F family protein, with protein MPKFQFEAMDHKTGAEVTDTIDAPSEAEAQSLIREKGLLVTKITETGRKKATKTATKRRGDGKKRAFTLGKIKPKKLCTFTRQLSTLQDAGLPILRSLRILEGQSKPGVLKNTLMNVIEDVESGNTLSEAMSKNPKAFDNLYVNMVKAGEASGALEIILQRLADFKERAQSLKRTVQGAMIYPVMVILVATLIVGFIMYWIIPKFAKIFEDFDTELPGITIMLITMSEFVVNYFYLFPAVPFALWLMNKIIRKNKTGEYILDYMLLKIPVLGKIVSKSTTGRTCRTLGTLIASGVPILEALIIARDTSGNAVFVKAFQNIYVAIREGESMAVPLKEARIVDDMVVNMVDVGEETGALDVMLYKIADTYDEEVKILVDGMISLLEPLMVVVLGFIVGFIVIALFMPLIKLLNDLA; from the coding sequence ATGCCAAAATTTCAGTTTGAGGCGATGGACCATAAGACGGGTGCCGAAGTCACGGACACCATTGATGCTCCCTCGGAGGCTGAAGCGCAGAGCCTGATCCGGGAAAAAGGTCTACTCGTCACCAAAATCACAGAAACGGGCCGTAAAAAAGCGACCAAAACGGCGACCAAACGGCGTGGTGACGGCAAGAAGCGTGCCTTCACACTTGGTAAAATCAAACCCAAAAAACTTTGCACCTTCACCCGTCAACTCTCGACACTGCAAGATGCCGGCTTGCCGATTTTGCGGAGCTTGAGAATTTTGGAAGGGCAGTCCAAACCGGGTGTCTTGAAAAACACGTTGATGAACGTGATTGAGGATGTCGAGTCGGGAAACACGCTATCCGAAGCGATGTCCAAAAACCCCAAAGCCTTCGACAACCTGTACGTCAACATGGTCAAGGCGGGTGAAGCCTCGGGTGCCTTGGAAATCATTTTGCAACGCTTGGCCGACTTTAAGGAACGCGCTCAAAGCCTGAAGCGGACTGTCCAAGGGGCCATGATTTATCCGGTGATGGTGATTTTAGTCGCCACGTTGATCGTCGGCTTCATCATGTATTGGATCATTCCGAAGTTCGCAAAAATCTTTGAAGACTTCGATACAGAACTCCCCGGCATCACCATTATGTTGATCACCATGAGCGAATTCGTGGTGAACTATTTTTATCTGTTCCCTGCGGTTCCATTCGCGCTTTGGCTGATGAATAAAATCATCAGAAAAAACAAGACGGGCGAGTATATCTTGGACTACATGCTGTTGAAGATTCCCGTCTTAGGCAAAATCGTTTCCAAGTCCACCACCGGACGGACCTGCCGGACTTTGGGAACGTTGATTGCTTCCGGGGTGCCGATTCTCGAAGCCTTGATCATTGCCCGCGATACTTCGGGCAATGCAGTGTTCGTCAAAGCGTTTCAAAACATCTATGTGGCGATTCGCGAAGGGGAATCGATGGCGGTGCCGCTCAAGGAGGCCCGCATTGTCGACGACATGGTGGTGAATATGGTCGACGTCGGTGAGGAAACCGGTGCGTTGGACGTCATGCTCTACAAGATCGCCGACACCTACGATGAGGAAGTCAAGATTTTGGTCGACGGCATGATCAGTTTGCTCGAACCGTTAATGGTCGTCGTGCTTGGTTTCATCGTCGGATTTATTGTCATCGCCTTGTTCATGCCGTTAATCAAACTGCTGAACGACCTGGCATGA